A single genomic interval of Microbacterium oleivorans harbors:
- a CDS encoding Pls/PosA family non-ribosomal peptide synthetase, giving the protein MPQPVQRVLDRRDQTPPPRTLLDILRETTARHPEASALDDGSGALSYRELMARIGRIAARLHASGVRRGDRVGVRLPSGSKELYLSILGILAAGAAYVPVDVDDPDERARLVFGEAGVRGIVGGTGEFVPSAVVDGDDSADAAGALFAGEAPHPSTHALVTVPQPTPDDDAWVIFTSGSTGVPKGVAVSHRSAAAFVDAEARLFVADAPLGPGDRVLAGLSVAFDASCEEMWLAWRHGACLVPAPRSLVRSGEDLAPWLLRQGITVVSTVPTLAAMWPAALIENVRLLIFGGEACPPELAARLASDDREVWNTYGPTEATVVACAAPLTGEGPVRIGLPLDGWALAVVDADGSPVAEGDVGELIIGGVGLARYLDPAKDAEKYAPMPSLGWDRAYRSGDLVRYETAGLLFQGRADDQVKVGGRRIELGEVEAALQELPGVSGAAAAVRTTDAGVPILVGYLAAPPDFDRPAARAALAERLPAPMIPLLAVVDDLPVRTSGKVDRAALPWPLPNLDSPNVDLTPAEAWLAEQWQAVLGMPVPGPKADFFDLGGGSLAAAQLVSLIRARVPEFSVADIYDVPRLGTMARALGPLPAGDAAATYHRPEPTPRRTQWLQTLVGIPLFILSGVRWLLYLLTASAILRTMPGFDVLPAVPLPLLVAGLVVFATPFGRMAIAVVAARALLAGIRPGDYPRGGAVHLRLWLAEQVADQIDAVGLAGAPWVGYYARALGAKIGRGVDLHSLPPVTGMLEIGEGAAIEPEVDLSGYWIDGDVVRIGGIRIGAEASVGARSTLAPGTKIGRRAQIAPGSAVFGRVRADQTWAGSPAVRVGGAAEGWPADRAPAPRRWLLAYALGAIVLALLPLASFTVGGLVLARGVRGASTLAEALGGAFLWLAPATIVTGLVFASSVVLLVRLLAIGLVEGTHPVRSRIGWQAWATERLLDSARTLLFPLYSSLATPVWLRVLGARVGRDVEASTVLLIPTMTRIEDGAFLADDTMVASYELHGGWLRIGPVRIGRRAFLGNSGMAAPGHRVPRDGLVAVLSSAPSKAKAGTSWLGSPAVRLRRLASDADESRTYRPPARLRVARALWELGRVVPVLVACAVGLLVLFALAALTAWAGPLVALLSSGIVMLAAGAVAAGITVAAKWVIVGPIRAGEQPLWSSFVWRTEVSDTFTEMVAAPWFARAATGTPALAVWLRALGARIGRGVWCESYWLPEPDLVELGDGSTVNRGCVVQTHLFHDRIMSMDAVRLEPGATLGPHSVILPAATIGAHATVGPASLVMRGETVPIGSRWSGNPIGPWRAVTVRAYQSTS; this is encoded by the coding sequence GTGCCGCAGCCGGTGCAGCGCGTCCTCGACCGACGCGACCAGACCCCGCCCCCGCGGACCCTGCTCGACATCCTGCGCGAGACGACCGCGCGCCATCCCGAGGCCTCGGCCCTCGACGACGGTTCGGGGGCGCTGAGCTATCGCGAGCTGATGGCCCGCATCGGCCGCATCGCCGCTCGCCTGCACGCGAGCGGTGTGCGCCGCGGCGACCGGGTGGGCGTCCGTCTGCCTTCGGGGTCGAAGGAGCTCTACCTGTCGATCCTCGGCATCCTGGCCGCCGGAGCCGCCTACGTGCCCGTCGACGTCGACGACCCCGACGAGCGGGCACGGCTCGTCTTCGGCGAGGCCGGGGTGCGGGGCATCGTGGGCGGTACGGGGGAGTTCGTCCCCTCGGCGGTCGTCGACGGCGACGACTCCGCGGATGCCGCGGGCGCGCTGTTCGCCGGTGAGGCGCCCCACCCGTCGACGCACGCGCTCGTCACCGTGCCGCAGCCGACGCCTGACGACGATGCCTGGGTGATCTTCACCTCGGGTTCGACGGGGGTCCCCAAGGGCGTGGCGGTGTCGCACCGTTCGGCCGCCGCATTCGTCGACGCCGAGGCGCGGCTGTTCGTCGCCGACGCACCACTGGGCCCCGGCGACCGGGTGCTGGCGGGGCTGTCGGTGGCCTTCGACGCGTCGTGCGAGGAGATGTGGCTCGCCTGGCGGCACGGCGCCTGTCTGGTGCCCGCGCCGCGCTCGCTCGTTCGCTCGGGCGAGGACCTCGCGCCGTGGCTGCTGCGCCAGGGCATCACCGTCGTGTCCACCGTGCCGACGCTCGCCGCGATGTGGCCGGCTGCCCTCATCGAGAACGTCCGCCTGCTGATCTTCGGCGGCGAGGCCTGCCCGCCCGAACTCGCCGCGCGCCTGGCCTCGGACGACCGCGAGGTGTGGAACACCTACGGGCCCACCGAGGCGACCGTGGTGGCGTGCGCCGCGCCGTTGACGGGCGAGGGGCCCGTGCGGATCGGTCTGCCGCTCGACGGATGGGCGCTCGCCGTCGTCGACGCGGACGGCTCTCCCGTGGCCGAGGGCGACGTCGGCGAGCTCATCATCGGCGGCGTCGGGCTCGCCCGCTACCTCGACCCCGCCAAGGACGCCGAGAAATACGCGCCCATGCCTTCGCTCGGCTGGGATCGCGCCTATCGCTCCGGAGATCTCGTCCGCTACGAGACGGCCGGGCTGCTGTTCCAGGGGCGCGCCGACGACCAGGTCAAGGTGGGCGGTCGACGCATCGAGCTCGGCGAGGTGGAGGCAGCGCTCCAGGAGCTGCCGGGCGTCTCCGGCGCAGCGGCGGCGGTGCGCACGACCGACGCCGGCGTGCCGATCCTCGTCGGATACCTCGCGGCCCCGCCCGACTTCGACCGCCCCGCCGCCCGTGCCGCGCTCGCCGAGCGCCTGCCCGCGCCGATGATCCCGCTCCTCGCCGTGGTCGACGACCTGCCGGTGCGCACCAGCGGCAAGGTCGACCGGGCTGCGCTGCCGTGGCCCCTTCCGAACCTCGACAGCCCGAACGTCGACCTCACGCCGGCCGAGGCGTGGCTGGCCGAGCAGTGGCAGGCGGTGCTCGGGATGCCGGTGCCCGGGCCCAAAGCCGACTTCTTCGACCTCGGCGGCGGCTCGCTCGCAGCCGCGCAACTGGTCTCGCTCATCCGCGCGCGGGTGCCGGAGTTCTCGGTCGCCGACATCTACGACGTCCCCCGGCTCGGCACGATGGCTCGGGCGCTCGGCCCGTTGCCCGCGGGCGATGCGGCGGCGACCTACCACCGGCCCGAGCCCACACCGCGGCGCACGCAGTGGCTGCAGACGCTCGTCGGCATCCCGCTGTTCATCCTCTCGGGGGTGCGCTGGTTGCTCTACCTGTTGACCGCGTCGGCGATCCTGCGGACGATGCCGGGCTTCGACGTGCTGCCGGCGGTGCCGCTGCCGCTGCTCGTGGCCGGCCTCGTCGTCTTCGCGACGCCGTTCGGCCGGATGGCGATCGCCGTGGTCGCGGCCCGCGCCCTGCTGGCCGGCATCCGACCCGGCGACTATCCGCGCGGCGGCGCCGTGCACCTGCGCCTGTGGCTCGCCGAACAGGTCGCCGACCAGATCGACGCGGTCGGCCTCGCCGGGGCACCCTGGGTCGGCTACTACGCGCGAGCGCTCGGCGCGAAGATCGGTCGTGGCGTCGACCTGCACAGTCTTCCGCCCGTCACGGGCATGCTCGAGATCGGCGAAGGCGCGGCGATCGAGCCCGAGGTCGACCTCAGCGGTTACTGGATCGACGGCGACGTCGTGCGCATCGGCGGCATCCGTATCGGCGCCGAGGCGAGCGTCGGTGCGCGCAGCACCCTCGCCCCCGGCACCAAGATCGGCCGACGCGCCCAGATCGCGCCCGGGTCCGCCGTGTTCGGTCGCGTGCGCGCCGACCAGACGTGGGCGGGCTCGCCGGCCGTGCGGGTCGGCGGAGCGGCCGAGGGATGGCCCGCCGATCGGGCACCCGCGCCGCGCCGCTGGCTGCTCGCGTACGCGCTCGGCGCGATCGTGCTCGCACTGCTGCCGCTCGCCTCGTTCACGGTGGGTGGTCTGGTGCTCGCGCGGGGCGTCCGCGGCGCGTCGACGCTCGCCGAGGCACTCGGGGGAGCCTTCCTCTGGCTCGCGCCGGCGACGATCGTGACCGGCCTCGTGTTCGCCTCGTCGGTCGTGCTGCTGGTGCGTCTGCTGGCGATCGGCCTCGTCGAGGGCACGCATCCCGTCCGCAGCCGCATCGGCTGGCAGGCCTGGGCCACCGAGCGGCTGCTCGACTCGGCCCGCACCCTGCTCTTCCCCCTCTACTCGAGCCTGGCGACCCCGGTGTGGCTCCGGGTGCTGGGCGCCCGGGTCGGGCGCGACGTCGAGGCGTCGACGGTGCTGCTGATCCCGACGATGACGCGCATCGAGGACGGTGCGTTCCTCGCCGACGACACGATGGTCGCGTCCTACGAGCTGCACGGAGGCTGGTTGCGCATCGGGCCCGTCCGGATCGGTCGCCGCGCCTTCCTCGGCAACTCCGGCATGGCCGCACCGGGGCACCGGGTGCCCCGCGACGGCCTGGTGGCGGTGCTCTCGTCGGCGCCGTCGAAGGCCAAGGCCGGAACATCCTGGCTCGGGTCTCCTGCCGTGCGACTCCGCCGCCTCGCCTCCGACGCCGACGAGAGCCGCACCTACCGCCCGCCCGCCCGCCTGCGCGTGGCCCGCGCGCTGTGGGAACTCGGGCGGGTCGTGCCGGTGCTGGTGGCCTGTGCGGTCGGTCTGCTGGTGCTGTTCGCGCTCGCGGCCCTCACGGCGTGGGCCGGCCCCCTCGTCGCCCTCCTGTCGTCGGGGATCGTGATGCTCGCCGCCGGCGCCGTCGCCGCAGGCATCACCGTCGCGGCGAAGTGGGTGATCGTCGGCCCGATCCGCGCCGGCGAGCAGCCGCTGTGGTCGTCGTTCGTCTGGCGCACCGAGGTGTCGGACACCTTCACCGAGATGGTCGCGGCACCCTGGTTCGCGCGCGCCGCCACCGGCACGCCGGCCCTGGCCGTCTGGTTGCGCGCCCTCGGCGCCCGTATCGGCCGCGGAGTCTGGTGCGAAAGCTACTGGCTGCCCGAACCGGACCTGGTCGAGCTCGGCGACGGATCGACCGTGAACCGGGGGTGCGTCGTGCAGACCCACCTCTTCCATGATCGAATCATGAGCATGGATGCCGTTCGCCTCGAACCCGGCGCGACGCTCGGGCCGCACAGCGTGATCCTGCCCGCGGCCACGATCGGCGCGCACGCGACCGTCGGTCCGGCATCCCTGGTCATGCGTGGCGAGACCGTGCCGATCGGCTCCCGCTGGAGCGGAAACCCCATCGGCCCGTGGCGTGCGGTGACGGTCCGCGCCTACCAGTCGACATCGTGA
- a CDS encoding Rho termination factor N-terminal domain-containing protein, giving the protein MSKTPQLERAAREAVEHAAAAAKSAKKTRKKLPKKIARPLDGPIDEAREASSVSKKAVRTSPKKVAKRARAAAEQLEKAVAKAVRRAAEKARLRAEAEQAQIEARRADDEAAARKAEAKARRQVAARAEKAAARAERASREADDELAAALGAPGADEVDPRPEAAPAGEARGGDVDTAAVPLDTLTVVQLRARAREAGLSGYSRLPKAQLIQRLS; this is encoded by the coding sequence ATGTCGAAGACTCCCCAGCTCGAGCGTGCCGCGCGTGAAGCCGTCGAGCACGCCGCCGCCGCGGCCAAGAGCGCGAAGAAGACCCGCAAGAAGCTCCCCAAGAAGATCGCCCGCCCCCTCGACGGCCCGATCGATGAGGCTCGCGAGGCGTCGTCGGTGTCGAAGAAGGCGGTGCGCACGTCGCCGAAGAAGGTCGCCAAGCGCGCTCGCGCCGCCGCCGAGCAGCTCGAGAAGGCGGTGGCGAAGGCCGTTCGGCGGGCCGCGGAGAAGGCGCGTCTGCGGGCCGAGGCCGAGCAGGCGCAGATCGAGGCGCGCCGTGCCGATGACGAGGCGGCCGCCAGGAAGGCCGAGGCGAAGGCTCGTCGCCAGGTCGCCGCGCGAGCCGAGAAGGCCGCCGCGCGTGCGGAACGCGCGTCCCGCGAGGCGGACGACGAGCTCGCGGCCGCACTCGGCGCCCCCGGTGCCGACGAGGTCGACCCCCGTCCCGAGGCAGCGCCCGCCGGCGAGGCCAGGGGCGGCGACGTCGACACCGCAGCCGTTCCGCTCGACACCCTCACGGTCGTGCAGCTGCGGGCACGCGCCCGCGAGGCCGGCCTGAGCGGATACTCCCGCCTGCCGAAGGCCCAGCTCATCCAGCGACTCTCCTGA
- a CDS encoding phosphate ABC transporter substrate-binding protein PstS, with amino-acid sequence MKLSRFAQIGALGAVAALALTACTPANEPAPDGDASGDASSLSGTVNATGASSQGAAQQAWTAEFQNTNGGVTINYQPTGSGTGRENFIAGSSEFIGSDRAFNEEELAAGEFGSCVTPDIVEIPAYISPVAVVFNLPGVETLNLTPDLIAQIFDEKIATWNDPAIAALNPDAELPATNITPVYRGDASGTTGTFTEYLASVAPEAWPYEDGDEWPVSTTRSESAQQTSGVESAVGAGEGTIGYIDASRAGDFGSVAVGVGEEFVPFSAEAAAELVASSPLAEGRGEGDLVFEVDPAAAPAGAYPIALVSYLIACEQYEDESTADIVRSYFEYVASEEGQNAAAEAAGSAPLSADLRSQVADAVALIGTAQ; translated from the coding sequence GTGAAGCTTTCCCGTTTCGCCCAGATCGGCGCTCTCGGCGCCGTCGCCGCTCTCGCACTCACCGCGTGCACCCCCGCCAACGAGCCCGCTCCGGACGGCGACGCCTCGGGTGACGCCTCGAGCCTCTCGGGCACGGTCAACGCGACCGGCGCCTCGTCGCAGGGTGCCGCGCAGCAGGCGTGGACCGCGGAGTTCCAGAACACCAACGGCGGCGTGACGATCAACTACCAGCCGACCGGTTCGGGCACCGGCCGCGAGAACTTCATCGCCGGCTCGAGCGAGTTCATCGGCTCCGACCGCGCGTTCAACGAGGAGGAGCTGGCCGCCGGCGAGTTCGGCAGTTGCGTCACCCCCGACATCGTCGAGATCCCGGCGTACATCTCGCCGGTCGCCGTCGTCTTCAACCTGCCGGGCGTCGAGACCCTGAACCTGACCCCCGACCTGATCGCGCAGATCTTCGACGAGAAGATCGCCACGTGGAACGACCCGGCCATCGCCGCGCTGAACCCCGACGCCGAGCTCCCCGCCACCAACATCACGCCCGTCTACCGCGGCGACGCGTCGGGCACCACCGGCACCTTCACCGAGTACCTCGCTTCGGTCGCCCCCGAGGCGTGGCCCTACGAGGACGGCGACGAGTGGCCGGTCTCGACCACGCGCTCCGAGTCCGCTCAGCAGACCTCGGGTGTCGAGTCGGCCGTCGGTGCCGGCGAAGGCACGATCGGCTACATCGACGCATCGCGCGCCGGCGACTTCGGCTCCGTGGCCGTCGGTGTCGGCGAGGAGTTCGTCCCGTTCTCGGCTGAGGCCGCCGCCGAGCTCGTCGCATCGTCGCCGCTCGCCGAGGGCCGCGGCGAGGGCGACCTGGTCTTCGAGGTCGACCCGGCCGCCGCTCCGGCCGGCGCCTACCCGATCGCGCTCGTGAGCTACCTGATCGCGTGCGAGCAGTACGAGGACGAGTCCACCGCCGACATCGTTCGCTCGTACTTCGAGTACGTCGCCAGCGAGGAGGGCCAGAACGCCGCCGCCGAGGCTGCAGGGTCGGCTCCCCTGTCGGCCGACCTGCGCTCGCAGGTCGCCGACGCCGTCGCCCTGATCGGCACCGCTCAGTAA
- the pstC gene encoding phosphate ABC transporter permease subunit PstC: protein MTTSAPPAAETSAPATTKAKKRPGDVAFSGTALGAGIVILAVLAAVTFFLIAQSIPALTADPEGTQFLNGTPFLQYVWPFVFGTIWASFMALLVAAPLSIGVALFISHYAPRRLATVIGYVVDLLAAIPSVVYGLWGALVFSRILQPFYVELNERGGWIVVFSGQPSPTGRTILTASLVLAVMILPIMTAICREVFLQTPKLHEEAALALGATRWEMIRMAVFPFGRGGMVSAAMLALGRALGETMAVTMVLSATGIVSFQVLTSSNPTPIPANIALNFGEAYGTGTNVLIATGLILFIVTFAVNAIARWIVNRRAEFSGAN, encoded by the coding sequence ATGACCACCTCAGCTCCACCGGCTGCCGAGACCTCGGCGCCGGCCACGACGAAGGCGAAGAAGCGTCCCGGTGACGTCGCCTTCTCCGGTACCGCGTTGGGCGCCGGTATCGTCATCCTGGCGGTTCTCGCGGCCGTCACCTTCTTCCTCATCGCGCAGAGCATCCCCGCTCTGACAGCCGATCCGGAGGGCACCCAGTTCCTCAACGGGACGCCCTTCCTGCAGTACGTGTGGCCGTTCGTGTTCGGCACGATCTGGGCGTCGTTCATGGCGCTGCTCGTCGCCGCACCGCTGAGCATCGGCGTCGCGCTCTTCATCTCGCACTACGCACCGCGTCGCCTCGCCACGGTCATCGGCTACGTCGTCGATCTGCTCGCCGCGATCCCCTCCGTGGTCTACGGCCTCTGGGGCGCCCTCGTCTTCTCGCGCATCCTGCAGCCGTTCTACGTCGAGCTCAACGAGCGAGGCGGGTGGATCGTGGTGTTCTCGGGGCAGCCCTCCCCCACCGGTCGCACGATCCTCACGGCATCCCTCGTGCTCGCCGTGATGATCCTGCCGATCATGACCGCGATCTGCCGCGAGGTCTTCCTGCAGACGCCGAAGCTGCACGAGGAAGCCGCTCTCGCCCTCGGTGCGACGCGCTGGGAGATGATCCGCATGGCCGTCTTCCCGTTCGGGCGCGGCGGCATGGTCTCGGCCGCGATGCTCGCCCTCGGTCGCGCGCTCGGCGAGACGATGGCCGTGACCATGGTGCTCTCGGCCACCGGCATCGTCAGCTTCCAGGTGCTCACCTCGAGCAACCCCACCCCGATCCCCGCCAACATCGCGCTGAACTTCGGTGAGGCCTACGGCACCGGAACGAACGTGCTCATCGCGACCGGTCTGATCCTGTTCATCGTGACCTTCGCGGTCAACGCCATCGCCCGGTGGATCGTCAACCGCCGCGCAGAGTTCTCGGGAGCGAACTGA
- the pstA gene encoding phosphate ABC transporter permease PstA, translating into MTTTDVRPPRSSDSTGSGRSSLTAGRLPVWMPWALLGVSALIAVVLFTVLNLGNELADFNIAGATAVAAVVFAIGLVTLSAIVESRRHAVNRLATVVVSIAFLIVLLPLVSLLWTVVVNGLARFDATFFSWTMRSVVGEGGGALHAIWGTLLITGVAALISVPIGLMTSIYLVEYGRGRLAKAITFFVDVMTGIPSIVAGLFIVALVALLLGPGNNTGLMGALALSVLMIPVVVRSSEEMLRLVPNELREASYALGVPKWLTILKVVLPTSIAGITTGIMLSVSRVIGETAPLLLTAGFTNSLNMDLTSQPMMTLPVFVFDQFQNPGTNIEAAMQRAWAGALTLIIIVMVLNLVARFVAKRFAPKFGR; encoded by the coding sequence ATGACCACCACCGACGTTCGCCCGCCCCGCTCCTCCGACTCCACCGGCTCGGGCCGTTCCTCGCTCACCGCCGGCCGACTGCCGGTGTGGATGCCCTGGGCGCTGCTCGGTGTCAGCGCGCTGATCGCCGTCGTGCTCTTCACCGTGCTGAACCTCGGCAACGAGCTCGCGGATTTCAACATCGCCGGCGCGACCGCCGTCGCGGCCGTCGTCTTCGCCATCGGCCTGGTGACGCTCTCGGCGATCGTGGAGTCGCGGCGGCATGCCGTCAACCGCCTCGCGACCGTCGTGGTCAGCATCGCGTTCCTGATCGTGCTGCTCCCCCTCGTCTCGCTGCTGTGGACGGTCGTGGTCAACGGCCTCGCCCGTTTCGACGCCACCTTCTTCTCCTGGACGATGCGCAGCGTCGTCGGCGAGGGCGGCGGGGCGCTGCACGCCATCTGGGGCACCCTGCTGATCACCGGTGTCGCAGCGCTCATCTCGGTGCCGATCGGCCTGATGACCTCGATCTACCTCGTCGAGTACGGGCGCGGCCGGCTCGCGAAGGCCATCACGTTCTTCGTCGACGTGATGACCGGCATCCCCTCGATCGTGGCGGGTCTGTTCATCGTGGCGCTCGTGGCCCTGCTGCTCGGACCGGGCAACAACACCGGCCTGATGGGCGCGCTCGCCCTGTCGGTGCTGATGATCCCGGTCGTCGTGCGCTCGAGCGAGGAGATGCTGCGGCTCGTCCCGAACGAGCTGCGCGAAGCCTCGTACGCCCTCGGCGTGCCCAAGTGGCTGACGATCCTCAAGGTCGTGCTCCCCACGTCGATCGCCGGCATCACCACGGGCATCATGCTCTCGGTGTCGCGCGTCATCGGCGAGACCGCCCCGCTGCTGCTGACCGCCGGGTTCACGAACTCGCTGAACATGGATCTCACCTCGCAGCCGATGATGACGCTGCCGGTGTTCGTGTTCGATCAGTTCCAGAACCCGGGCACCAACATCGAGGCGGCCATGCAGCGCGCCTGGGCCGGTGCCCTCACCCTCATCATCATCGTCATGGTGCTCAACCTCGTCGCGCGCTTCGTCGCGAAGAGGTTCGCCCCCAAGTTCGGTCGCTGA
- the pstB gene encoding phosphate ABC transporter ATP-binding protein PstB yields the protein MSKSIEVNDLNVYYSDFLAVEGVSLHIEPRSVTAFIGPSGCGKSTFLRTLNRMHEVIPGGRVEGSVLLDGDDLYGPGVDPVLVRRQIGMVFQRPNPFPTMSIRENVLAGVKLNNKRISKSDADALVESSLRGANLWNEVKDRLEKPGSGLSGGQQQRLCIARAIAVSPDVLLMDEPCSALDPISTFAIEELIQELKQEYTIVIVTHNMQQASRVSDKTAFFNIAGTGKPGKLIEYDETKSIFTTPSVQATEDYVSGRFG from the coding sequence GTGTCAAAGAGCATCGAAGTCAACGACCTCAACGTCTACTACAGCGACTTCCTGGCCGTCGAAGGCGTCTCCCTCCACATCGAGCCGCGCAGCGTGACGGCCTTCATCGGCCCCTCGGGCTGCGGCAAGTCCACCTTCCTGCGCACCCTCAACCGCATGCACGAGGTCATTCCCGGCGGACGCGTCGAGGGCAGCGTGCTGCTCGACGGCGACGACCTGTACGGCCCCGGCGTCGACCCGGTGCTCGTGCGCCGCCAGATCGGCATGGTCTTCCAGCGGCCCAACCCGTTCCCGACCATGTCCATCCGCGAGAACGTGCTGGCGGGCGTCAAACTGAACAACAAGCGCATCTCGAAGTCCGACGCCGACGCGCTCGTCGAGTCGTCGCTGCGCGGGGCGAACCTGTGGAACGAGGTCAAGGACCGTCTCGAGAAGCCGGGCTCCGGCCTCTCGGGCGGCCAGCAGCAGCGCCTCTGCATCGCCCGCGCGATCGCCGTCTCCCCCGACGTGCTCCTCATGGACGAGCCCTGCTCGGCCCTCGACCCGATCTCGACGTTCGCGATCGAGGAGCTCATCCAGGAGCTCAAGCAGGAGTACACGATCGTGATCGTCACCCACAACATGCAGCAGGCCTCGCGCGTCTCCGACAAGACCGCGTTCTTCAACATCGCCGGCACCGGCAAGCCCGGAAAGCTCATCGAGTACGACGAGACCAAGTCGATCTTCACGACGCCGTCGGTCCAGGCCACCGAGGACTACGTCTCGGGACGCTTCGGATGA
- a CDS encoding aminodeoxychorismate lyase, with amino-acid sequence MALRFALMIDPLAADETNSELRSTFTAVDPAAPALTVGELSTQRGDGIFESIGVVDGHPQEVEAHLDRLAHSAELCDLPAPHIDQWREAVAIAAAECGPGEGVVKLILSRGVEHGPTPTAWATAASAADFTAVRRDGIRVVTLDRGYAIDAPARAPWLLLGAKTLSYAVNMAALREAHRRDADDAVFLSSDGFVLEAPTASLILRRGDTFVTPAPNGGILHGTTQLSLFDHLAARGFETGYETIPVDELRGADAAWLVSSVRLAAPVREIDGVAVDVDPEFTASLNDYLLSPRD; translated from the coding sequence ATGGCCCTGCGTTTCGCGCTGATGATCGACCCTCTCGCCGCCGATGAGACGAACTCCGAGCTTCGTTCGACGTTCACGGCGGTCGACCCCGCGGCTCCCGCGCTGACGGTCGGCGAGCTCAGCACCCAGCGCGGCGACGGGATCTTCGAGTCGATCGGCGTCGTCGACGGGCACCCGCAGGAGGTCGAAGCCCACCTCGACCGGCTCGCGCACTCGGCGGAGCTGTGCGATCTTCCGGCACCCCACATCGACCAGTGGCGCGAGGCGGTCGCGATCGCCGCCGCCGAGTGCGGTCCCGGCGAGGGGGTCGTCAAGCTCATCCTGAGCCGGGGCGTCGAACACGGGCCGACCCCCACCGCGTGGGCGACCGCGGCGTCGGCCGCCGACTTCACCGCGGTGCGCCGTGACGGCATCCGCGTGGTGACCCTCGACCGCGGGTACGCGATCGACGCGCCGGCGCGTGCCCCGTGGCTGCTCCTGGGCGCCAAGACGCTCTCGTATGCCGTGAACATGGCCGCGCTCCGCGAGGCGCACCGGCGCGATGCCGACGATGCGGTCTTCCTCAGCTCGGACGGGTTCGTGCTCGAGGCGCCCACGGCGTCGCTCATCCTGCGGCGAGGAGACACCTTCGTCACGCCCGCGCCGAACGGGGGCATCCTGCATGGGACGACCCAGTTGAGCCTGTTCGACCACCTCGCCGCGCGCGGGTTCGAGACCGGCTACGAGACCATCCCCGTCGACGAGCTGCGAGGCGCGGATGCGGCCTGGTTGGTCTCGAGTGTCCGACTCGCGGCGCCGGTGCGTGAGATCGACGGCGTCGCGGTCGACGTCGACCCCGAGTTCACCGCATCCCTCAACGACTACCTGCTCTCACCGCGCGACTGA
- a CDS encoding DNA-directed RNA polymerase subunit beta translates to MTDGSRDYHKPVRRPADEFDRHFAGEDPAEVSRVAHATAGALLSRVREDPSDAVVDRLVGFTAEHGIDTVAELWSRSPARSLPGALWRLYLLQLMIHRDAGTAALLYERGRVVLRSADEVIAGAPTPAGPDELVALIDTIMRGVFRGDFAVALERAASFCRVQSAGATSVADDHDASEPHQSSALTARALRLSTYADDLAACAGLWRRETLT, encoded by the coding sequence ATGACGGACGGTTCCCGGGACTATCACAAGCCCGTTCGGCGACCCGCCGACGAGTTCGACCGCCACTTCGCCGGTGAGGATCCCGCGGAGGTCTCGCGGGTCGCGCACGCCACAGCCGGCGCGCTGCTCTCGCGCGTCCGCGAGGACCCGAGCGATGCGGTGGTCGATCGTCTCGTCGGGTTCACCGCCGAGCACGGCATCGACACGGTCGCCGAGCTGTGGTCGCGGTCACCGGCCAGATCGCTGCCCGGGGCCCTGTGGCGGCTGTACCTGCTGCAGCTGATGATCCACCGCGACGCCGGCACCGCGGCTCTGCTGTACGAGCGCGGACGCGTCGTGCTGCGCTCGGCCGACGAGGTGATCGCCGGCGCGCCGACACCCGCAGGCCCGGACGAGCTCGTCGCCCTCATCGACACGATCATGCGCGGTGTGTTCCGCGGAGACTTCGCGGTCGCGTTGGAGCGCGCGGCGTCTTTCTGCCGGGTCCAGTCGGCCGGCGCGACCTCGGTCGCCGACGATCACGACGCCAGCGAGCCGCACCAGTCGTCCGCGCTGACGGCACGCGCACTGCGCCTCAGCACCTACGCCGACGACCTCGCCGCGTGCGCGGGGCTGTGGCGGCGCGAGACGCTGACCTGA